In Zingiber officinale cultivar Zhangliang chromosome 3B, Zo_v1.1, whole genome shotgun sequence, a single window of DNA contains:
- the LOC121967139 gene encoding protein phosphatase 2C 32-like codes for MGNGTSRAVGCFVPSGVAKDGVDLDLLEPLDEGLGHSFCYVRPVIVDSPAITPSNSDRYTVVSNTLDSDTRSASFRQEIAEESQRASKNSSETTFRTISGASVSANTSTARTGNPNVLISNDTQEPAASFESTASFASVPLQPLPRGSGPLNAFMSGPLGRGFASGPLERGASLMSGPLDKGFFMSGPLDSADTSSFSAPLGHGRGKTRFGQLVRSMSRPMTSVLSKTFTRRQRGSGWIHRFLLHPMSHLVWHSKDTKPQSDPSRNCLEAGTSELEYCSSRNLQWAHGKAGEDRVHVVLSEEQGWLFVGIYDGFSGPDAPDFLMNNLYKAVDKELEGLLWYYEDKSGHIISSSDLSENDASKISSGVVKQESLSSDLQQGELWNSRSVNLSFGNQCEEGVALDPSHEENFRLESSMGDNLVKGSSMGGPTSEGEVEDNKLWCEIPRDCNSYRDDGNLDAGGHADVSHKKTSCISEIQSESRCRKNKRLYELLQMELLEDHGKDSYLSSGNPTARSDSWDLQISAPGDLGISSREISSPVQPVLHSSSTKRESLRLGEELVGIQESNAVVRSSSKESKQKYVVSFSTVGQKQMMRASLFGTRLRKMYRKHKFSHRKLFSWSYYGNRNPSNIDDRVDNSSVIIRRCKSGPVDHDAVLKAMTRALEATEEAFVDMVEKALDRNPELALMGSCVLVMLMKDQDVYVINLGDSRVILAQDRLNDVYDAQTVTIEDARHQNCMRDSLVHMELDRISEESPMHNPKAQLCNSNKTRELSLCNLKMRAAQLSSDHSTSIEEEVLRIKAEHHDDAQAVFNDRVKGQLKVTRAFGAEFLKKPKLNQALLEMFRVDYVGDLPYISCSPSVLHHHLCSSDRFLVLSSDGLYQYFSNEEVVSHITWFMENAPDGDPAQYLIAELLIRAAKKNGMDFHELLDIPQGDRRKYHDDVSVMVVSLEGRIWRSSS; via the exons ATGGGGAATGGCACGTCTCGAGCCGTTGGCTGTTTCGTTCCCTCAGGAGTCGCCAAGGATGGGGTCGATCTGGACCTCCTTGAGCCCTTAGACGAAGGCCTGGGCCACTCCTTCTGCTACGTGAGGCCGGTGATTGTGGATTCTCCGGCTATAACGCCCTCAAACTCCGACAGGTACACTGTGGTTTCGAACACTCTTGATTCCGACACGCGCAGTGCTTCTTTCAGGCAGGAGATTGCAGAAGAGTCGCAGAGGGCGAGCAAGAATTCTTCTGAGACCACCTTTCGGACCATATCGGGGGCCTCAGTCAGTGCCAATACCTCCACTGCGCGGACCGGTAACCCTAATGTGCTCATCTCCAACGATACGCAAGAGCCGGCTGCTTCATTTGAGAGCACCGCTTCATTTGCCTCTGTCCCTCTCCAGCCACTGCCTCGTGGATCGGGGCCTCTGAATGCTTTTATGTCAGGGCCTTTGGGGAGGGGATTCGCCTCGGGGCCATTGGAGAGAGGGGCGAGTCTTATGTCTGGGCCATTGGACAAGGGTTTCTTCATGTCCGGGCCGCTTGACTCAGCTGATACAAGTAGCTTCTCTGCTCCTCTTGGTCATGGCCGGGGAAAGACGAGATTTGGCCAACTTGTGAGGAGCATGAGCAGACCTATGACGAGTGTGCTTTCAAAAACTTTTACCAGGCGTCAGCGTGGCTCTGGTTGGATCCACCGGTTCCTCTTGCATCCCATGTCCCATCTAGTGTGGCATTCTAAGGACACAAAACCACAATCTGATCCTTCGCGAAACTGTTTGGAAGCTGGTACCTCTGAACTTGAGTATTGCAGCAGCCGCAACTTGCAATGGGCTCATGGCAAGGCTGGGGAGGACAGGGTTCATGTTGTCCTTTCCGAAGAGCAAGGGTGGTTGTTTGTTGGAATCTATGATGGCTTCAGTGGTCCTGATGCACCCGATTTTTTGATGAATAACCTTTATAAAGCTGTAGATAAAGAATTGGAGGGACTTCTATGGTATTATGAAGACAAATCAGGCCATATTATTTCATCATCTGATCTTAGTGAAAATGATGCTTCTAAGATTTCTTCTGGTGTTGTAAAACAAGAATCTCTTTCTTCAGACTTGCAACAAGGTGAATTGTGGAATTCTAGGTCAGTTAATTTATCTTTTGGAAACCAATGTGAGGAAGGAGTTGCACTTGACCCATCCCATGAAGAAAATTTTCGATTAGAATCTTCCATGGGTGACAATTTGGTTAAGGGATCGAGCATGGGTGGCCCAACTTCGGAAGGAGAAGTTGAAGACAACAAGCTGTGGTGTGAAATTCCTCGTGACTGCAATTCATACAGGGACGATGGAAATCTGGACGCTGGGGGTCATGCTGATGTATCCCATAAGAAAACATCCTGCATCTCAGAAATCCAATCAGAAAGTAGATGTAGAAAAAACAAACGCCTTTATGAGCTTCTTCAGATGGAACTTCTTGAGGACCATGGCAAAGACTCTTACCTGTCATCAGGTAATCCCACTGCCAGAAGTGATTCTTGGGATTTGCAGATTAGTGCCCCTGGGGACTTGGGTATCAGTAGCAGAGAAATTTCCTCACCAGTACAACCAGTACTTCATTCATCCAGCACCAAGAGGGAAAGTTTAAGGCTAGGAGAAGAACTTGTTGGAATACAAGAGAGTAATGCTGTAGTTAGAAGCAGTTCAAAAGAATCAAAGCAAAAATATGTGGTATCATTTTCTACTGTAGGACAAAAACAGATGATGAGAGCGTCATTATTTGGAACAAGGTTAAGGAAAATGTACAGAAAGCATAAATTCTCACACAGGAAACTTTTCTCTTGGAGCTACTATGGGAATAGAAATCCATCTAATATTGATGATAGAGTAGATAATTCATCAGTGATTATCAGACGGTGTAAATCAGGGCCAGTGGACCATGATGCAGTACTGAAGGCTATGACACGGGCACTGGAAGCCACAGAAGAGGCTTTTGTGGATATGGTAGAGAAGGCACTAGATAGAAACCCAGAGCTCGCACTGATGGGATCATGTGTTCTTGTCATGTTAATGAAGGACCAGGATGTGTATGTGATCAATCTTGGAGATAGTCGTGTTATTCTTGCACAAGATAGACTAAATGATGTCTACGATGCACAAACTGTTACAATAGAAGACGCAAGACATCAAAACTGTATGAGAGATTCTCTTGTCCATATGGAGTTAGATAGGATATCAGAGGAATCTCCAATGCATAATCCTAAGGCCCAGCTTTGTAACAGTAATAAGACCCGGGAATTATCTCTTTGTAACCTAAAAATGAGGGCTGCTCAGCTCTCTTCTGACCACAGTACAAGCATTGAGGAG GAGGTTTTGAGaattaaagcagaacatcatgaTGATGCTCAAGCTGTCTTCAATGACAGAGTAAAGGGCCAGTTAAAAGTTACAAGAGCATTTGGAGCAGAATTTCTGAAGAAG CCAAAATTGAACCAAGCTCTGCTAGAAATGTTCAGAGTTGACTACGTTGGAGACTTGCCATACATTAGTTGCAGTCCATCAGTTCTTCACCATCATCTCTGCTCAAGTGATCGATTTTTAGTCCTCTCGTCCGATGGGCTTTACCAGTATTTCAGCAATGAAGAGGTGGTGTCACATATTACATGGTTTATGGAAAATGCACCAGATGGGGACCCTGCACAATACCTCATTGCTGAACTGCTAATCCGTGCTGCTAAAAAGAATG GCATGGACTTCCATGAATTGCTGGATATTCCTCAAGGGGACCGTCGTAAGTACCACGACGATGTTTCTGTCATGGTGGTTTCCTTGGAAGGAAGGATTTGGAGATCATCCagttga